A genomic segment from Plasmodium coatneyi strain Hackeri chromosome 1, complete sequence encodes:
- a CDS encoding DNAJ protein yields MSNWGGFFGDYGSWFTSPSSHISTGNVGTPPNVDTNMPTNLAAAAATANNSSTSSFFEDNLDPRVREGGKNSTSSGGNPHDKGRHNKYKFKNSKKDRLGERGRGGSMDSGYRHRSSSSGSREPGSDRSSKGERRSYKERKGVRKEERGRGSTCSEAGSSGHPGGTAQSSASPSGSGESISGFFSNLGLGNFFSNLESPTFCNEYKTGYCLDEEAKSVLGEGGDSSNKSSSKRGSKIGVGLDGNTGVFNSDSPEGTPICVDTTYYDILNVKPTATFSEIKTSYYKLALKCHPDKKADDPEAKEKFQKINEAYQVLSDAERRADYNKYGLNATKDMVVIDPSLLFMMLYSSDELSDYVGTLRVAFFIKLAFECNSTIEDMHTQGGKMFSEMEVEQSKREVELALLLRKRLQPYVDGDTMWAERMEKEITELLDSSFSSSILESIGWNYRNSASSFIAEVTTLWGMGATVPNIQAQKRSVQNNFGLATSLISTFFTMQRMAAYNEMNESLEGADWGENARIIEGEKDTHGESNSQKEQPDYTGSGNLGDNASVGYSSGANSGGANSHDKSTGGKFTHKVADKFSDLFGEKRKERKKQKKKDREGATSSGAAFGSSGTGLADWLTQPRGSTTDVMQDGIPHPQQTRDYNPGKQKACSKKGMDREAYREKKNNEAFGTIIKNVLKVVLWDIECTVRKVAEKVLRDEGVPIQTRLERAKALKLLGKIMLRLSKTKKDMSDSKEFDVSQLLESVILKAAEKAAAEEEAASRREGEDFFKREDY; encoded by the coding sequence ATGTCCAACTGGGGGGGCTTCTTCGGGGACTACGGGAGTTGGTTCACCTCCCCTAGCAGTCACATCTCGACAGGGAACGTAGGAACTCCTCCCAATGTGGATACGAACATGCCAACCAACCTCGCTGCAGCGGCAGCCACAGCGAATAATTCCAGTACTTCATCCTTCTTCGAGGATAACCTAGACCCCAGGGTTagggagggaggaaagaatagCACCAGCAGCGGAGGGAACCCTCATGACAAAGGTCGCCATAATAAGTACAAATTCAAGAACAGCAAAAAGGACAGGTTAGGAGAAAGAGGCAGAGGTGGAAGCATGGATAGTGGATATAGGCACCGCAGCAGTAGCAGTGGTAGTAGAGAACCCGGAAGTGACAGAAGCagcaaaggggaaagaagaagttacaaggagaggaagggtgtaaggaaggaggaaaggggtAGGGGCAGCACTTGTAGCGAAGCTGGGTCAAGTGGTCATCCGGGTGGGACTGCACAGAGTAGTGCCTCCCCCAGTGGAAGTGGTGAAAGCATTAGTGGATTTTTTAGTAACCTCGGTTTGGGTAACTTCTTTTCCAACCTGGAAAGCCCAACATTTTGCAACGAATATAAAACGGGGTACTGCCTGGACGAGGAAGCAAAGAGCGTCCTCGGGGAAGGGGGAGATTCTTCGAATAAATCCTcctccaaaaggggaagcaaaatAGGCGTAGGTCTAGATGGAAACACAGGGGTGTTTAACAGTGATTCCCCGGAAGGCACACCCATATGTGTAGATACAACCTACTACGATATTCTAAATGTGAAGCCTACTGCTACGTTCAGTGAAATAAAAACCAGCTATTATAAGTTAGCGCTGAAGTGTCACCCAGATAAAAAAGCTGATGATCCAGAAGCGAAGGAGAAGTTTCAAAAAATCAATGAAGCATACCAGGTGTTAAGTGACGCAGAAAGGAGAGCAGACTACAACAAATATGGACTGAATGCAACGAAGGACATGGTGGTTATAGATCCATCTCTGTTATTTATGATGCTATACAGCTCAGATGAATTGTCTGACTACGTTGGTACCTTACGTGTGGCgtttttcataaaattggCGTTCGAGTGTAATAGTACCATTGAAGACATGCATacacagggggggaagatgTTCTCTGAAATGGAGGTGGAACAATCCAAGAGGGAAGTGGAGTTGGCTCTACTTTTAAGAAAGAGATTACAACCATATGTTGATGGGGATACAATGTGGGCagaaagaatggaaaaagagATCACCGAATTGTTGGACAGTTCATTTTCTAGCTCTATTTTAGAATCCATTGGATGGAACTATCGTAATAGCGCTTCGTCTTTCATTGCAGAGGTGACTACTCTGTGGGGCATGGGTGCTACCGTTCCTAACATACAAGCACAGAAAAGATCTGTTCAGAACAACTTTGGGCTAGCTACCTCCCTCATTAGTACCTTCTTCACTATGCAGAGGATGGCTGCTTACAACGAAATGAATGAAAGCCTTGAAGGGGCAGATTGGGGCGAGAACGCCAGGATCATCGAGGGGGAGAAAGACACCCACGGCGAAAGTAACTCCCAAAAGGAACAGCCAGATTATACTGGAAGTGGTAACTTGGGGGACAACGCCAGTGTAGGTTATTCCAGTGGAGCCAACTCCGGTGGAGCCAACTCCCATGATAAATCCACAGGGGGGAAGTTCACCCATAAAGTTGCGGACAAGTTTAGTGACCTATTTGGGGAGAAgcgaaaggaaaggaagaagcagaagaagaaggacagGGAGGGGGCGACCTCTTCAGGTGCGGCGTTTGGTAGCAGTGGAACCGGTCTAGCAGATTGGCTAACGCAGCCCAGGGGAAGCACCACGGATGTCATGCAAGACGGAATTCCTCACCCGCAGCAGACACGTGATTATAACCCAGGAAAGCAAAAGGCATGTTCGAAAAAAGGCATGGATCGAGAAGCCTACcgggagaagaagaacaatgaAGCGTTTGGCaccattataaaaaatgtgctcaAGGTGGTCCTGTGGGATATTGAATGCACCGTGAGGAAGGTGGCCGAAAAGGTCCTGCGAGACGAAGGGGTGCCCATCCAAACAAGGTTGGAAAGAGCCAAGGCGTTAAAACTACTTGGGAAAATTATGCTCAGGTTGTCTAAGACGAAGAAGGATATGAGCGACTCAAAGGAGTTCGACGTGAGTCAACTATTGGAATCGGTCATTCTGAAGGCCGCGGAAAAAGCGGCGGCGGAAGAGGAGGCTGCGTCGAGACGGGAAGGCGAGGATTTCTTTAAGCGGGAGGACTACTAA
- a CDS encoding AAA family ATPase, whose product MRRSPNSNPPIENFCVYCSSNQTFSYLRKWDEEEGSSTKASPNEYQRIVLKKAVKYKWVKNLSCAECYLNVVEYLRKGERSEQLGGTYRRRDEDAGGASPLIGSTNGGEFPTVNRRFRKNEMLMRGANSLERRNRRRFKLTSFVDRHHSHAKGDKTVKSVESVKGAKVGKEEDYLFNAAARAKYYRRVSKVWLRRFLRKSGPVYKRLAKQLINFLVIKNFQIFDVELWNNFFKKKVTNHMNTNLYFLLGKEGSEKERFLEDLFLSFPFIYPSERVYVVDLGQYGRCPIVSDCRYAVHSVGTPNWGDLPVRGSSIPSSGSSSTPSIAHGDTQKRIPHVNNIIYPNLSEIIEKEEAVRGLTQRRGSLQDIDPCNENLEYILLAVTRIALVKQFVWEKQFLRGVSMLVESNRLGTRHARRGEATRKCPRVDKRTRGLNLFNGGHSFLLIKNLDKLNDLQMPPLRKSCIVQVLLKYVYLWKELNLNVHAFVLASERGGHKTEAGNAAEGGIANPHCVNPFSEFLSNCATFEFPTFELPPFLREAQRRQYLAHLFKEKGVKCSKEDLQQVAEITTSFSKADLGKLCRDECRERFIHAVRRGEMVRSTSVGGGKLLMGQLPNVGELPNLLEQSKGLCTQGGTPPESNFFHKTLNLQTESHAVIRTHEIELYKGEKRDHREKVSHPNGDIDSGVTHGLDSVIAEEELVGKLREEVVRFFTSTCEKDHPCKKDRSEPPTGILLYGKSGSGKTFLAQKIIDECNCTSLVINCSHVFNKVMGESEKFLNDVFVYAGGRVGSCVILFDGIENICYNTKGCSSHGMSKFMERLKLCFYQHLDRIHFQNKWGLDRRSAGKVLIIATTTELTNVDDNLLVDHRLRHVFCTKEFHLWRDSDVLRLVRSCLHRCNVHEDSFVLSVEFEKFFKEYILSRREPTDGISVEDFLWAAKNANNS is encoded by the exons ATGAGGAGGTCTCCAAACAGCAACCCGCCGATAGAGAATTTCTGCGTTTACTGCAGCAGCAATCAGACCTTCTCGTACCTTCGAAAATGGGacgaggaggagggaagttCGACGAAGGCTTCACCAAATGAGTACCAAAGGattgttttgaaaaaagcaGTCAAATacaaatgggtaaaaaatttgtcctgCGCTGAGTGTTACCTGAATGTGGTGGAATACCTACGGAAGGGTGAACGCTCAGAGCAGCTAGGAGGAACATATAGGCGGAGAGATGAAGACGCAGGAGGTGCTTCTCCTTTGATAGGTAGCACCAACGGGGGAGAGTTCCCCACTGTAAACAGACGTTTtcgcaaaaatgaaatgctCATGAGGGGGGCAAACTCCTTGGAGAGAAGGAACAGACGGAGATTTAAGCTGACATCATTTGTAGACAGGCATCACAGTCACGCCAAGGGGGACAAAACAGTTAAATCCGTTGAATCGGTTAAAGGGGCTAAAGTGGGTAAAGAGGAGGACTACCTGTTCAATGCCGCCGCCAGGGCGAAGTACTACCGAAGAGTGTCCAAAGTGTGGCTACGGAGGTTCCTGCGAAAGAGCGGCCCAGTATATAAACGTCTGGCAAAACAGCTAATAAATTTTCTCGTCATAAAAAACTTTCAAATCTTTGATGTAGAGTTGTGGaacaactttttcaaaaaaaaagtgacaaaTCATATGAACACGAATTTGTACTTTCTCCTTGGCAAAGAAGGGAGCGAGAAGGAAAGATTCCTTGAAGATctgtttctttcctttccttttatttatccCAGTGAGAGGGTTTATGTTGTTGACCTGGGCCAGTATGGGCGATGTCCAATCGTGAGTGACTGCAGGTATGCGGTCCATTCGGTGGGGACACCTAATTGGGGGGACTTACCTGTGAGGGGCAGTAGTATACCTAGCAGTGGGAGCAGTAGTACGCCTAGCATCGCTCATGGTGATACACAAAAACGCATTCCACACGTGAATAACATAATTTACCCCAATTTGAGCGAAATTatagagaaggaggaagcagtGAGAGGACTGACGCAGAGGAGAGGATCCCTTCAAGACATAGACCCCTGCAATGAAAACCTCGAATATATTTTGCTAGCCGTCACAAGGATAGCTCTTGTGAAACAGTTCGTTTGGGAGAAGCAGTTCCTCAGGGGGGTATCAATGTTGGTAGAGTCAAATCGACTGGGGACGCGGCATGCACGTAGAGGAGAGGCTACTAGGAAGTGCCCCCGAGTGGATAAACGAACCAGGGGACTGAACCTCTTCAACGGGGGCCACTCCTTCCtgttaataaaaaacttGGACAAACTGAACGACCTGCAGATGCCCCCCCTGAGGAAAAGCTGCATCGTTCAGGTGCTTCTCAAATATGTGTACCTGTGGAAGGAGCTGAATTTAAATGTTCACGCGTTTGTTTTAGCGTCAGAAAGAGGGGGACACAAAACAGAGGCAGGAAACGCAGCAGAGGGGGGAATAGCAAATCCCCATTGTGTGAACCCCTTCAGCGAGTTTCTATCCAACTGTGCCACGTTTGAATTCCCCACGTTTGAGTTGCCCCCCTTCCTGCGCGAGGCGCAGAGACGCCAATACCTGGCCCACCTCTTTAAAGAGAAAGGGGTAAAGTGTTCCAAGGAGGACCTCCAACAAGTAGCGGAAATAACCACCAGCTTTAGCAAAGCGGACTTGGGAAAGCTGTGCAGAGATGAGTGTCGAGAGAGGTTTATTCATGCGGTGAGGCGAGGAGAAATGGTACGCAGCACGTCCGTGGGGGGGGGCAAACTGCTCATGGGCCAACTACCCAATGTGGGTGAACTACCCAATCTGTTGGAACAGTCTAAAGGGTTGTGTACCCAGGGGGGGACACCCCCTGAGAGCAACTTCTTCCACAAAACGTTGAATTTACAGACGGAGTCACATGCAGTCATCCGGACGCACGAGATTGAGTTGTACAAAGGGGAGAAGCGTGATCATCGGGAGAAAGTCTCCCACCCGAACGGTGACATCGATAGTGGTGTGACGCACGGATTGGACAGCGTCATAGCAGAGGAGGAGTTAGTAGGCAAACTGCGGGAAGAGGTGGTGCGCTTCTTCACTTCCACCTGTGAGAAGGATCACCCATGTAAGAAGGATCGTTCGGAACCCCCCACAGGCATATTACTCTACGGGAAGAGCGGGTCGGGAAAAACATTCCTTGCTCAGAAAATTATTGACGAATGCAACTGCACCTCCCTTGTGATAAACTGCTCCCACGTATTCAATAAAGTAATGGGAGAATCCGAAAAGTTTCTAAACGATGTTTTTGTGTATGCAGGAGGTAGGGTAGGATCATGTGTAATTCTGTTTGATGGGATCgaaaatatatgttataaCACCAAGGGGTGTTCATCCCATGGGATGAGTAAATTTATGGAAAGGTTAAAGTTGTGTTTCTACCAACACTTGGATAGAATTCACTTCCAGAACAAGTGGGGATTGGACAGAAGGAGTGCCGGAAAAGTTCTAATCatagcaacaacaacagagcTTACTAATGTGGATGATAATTTGCTAGTCGATCATCGTCTAAGACATGTGTTCTGCACGAAAGAGTTCCACCTTTGGAGAGACAGTGATGTGCTCAGACTGGTCCGCAGCTGCCTTCACCGATGTAACGTGCATGAGGACAGCTTCGTCCTTTCGGTGgagtttgaaaaattttttaaagaatacATTTTGAGTC GACGAGAACCGACCGATGGGATCAGCGTGGAGGACTTTCTCTGGGCCGCCAAAAATGCCAACAACAGCTGA
- a CDS encoding Glycosyltransferase translates to MEGAKDGGNKILFVTVGSHKFDDLIRHIDTKDFHSFLRREGFAKMSIQIGEGTYEPKLTYRHSSNNKEFLKRVKFFRYKKDLLKNFQKADLILSHAGAGTTVQGLRMKKKMLIVVNDKLMDNHQLEFARFLRSMNYLEVCECLGDLRDRVLHCLQTPAFTPFPAPRPDLFLRDLRKVMDGVA, encoded by the coding sequence ATGGAGGGAGCAAAAGACGGAGGAAACAAAATTCTGTTTGTCACGGTAGGGTCGCACAAATTCGATGATCTAATAAGGCACATCGACACGAAGGACTTCCACAGCTTCCTCCGACGTGAAGGCTTCGCCAAAATGAGCATCCAGATTGGGGAGGGCACCTACGAACCAAAATTGACCTACAGACATAGCAGCAATAACAAGGAATTCCTAAAACGGGTGAAGTTCTTTCGATACAAAAAGGACTTACTAAAGAATTTTCAAAAGGCTGACCTTATTTTAAGTCATGCTGGCGCAGGGACTACCGTCCAAGGGTTACgtatgaagaagaaaatgctaATAGTAGTAAACGACAAATTAATGGATAACCACCAGTTGGAGTTTGCAAGATTTTTACGTTCGATGAACTACTTGGAGGTGTGCGAATGCTTGGGGGACTTGCGGGATCGGGTATTGCACTGTCTGCAGACGCCCGCGTTTACGCCCTTCCCCGCCCCGCGGCCGGATCTGTTCCTGCGGGATCTGCGCAAGGTGATGGACGGAGTGGCCTAA